One genomic window of Acidobacteriota bacterium includes the following:
- a CDS encoding 1-acyl-sn-glycerol-3-phosphate acyltransferase produces MQMVRSYLFLAWLYGWMAICGVLYIPTIVFPRVVTQRAIGLYAQIVRAGLKLICGIDMEIRGREHIVPGPAIYAGKHHCMMDVFVPFITVRDSCHILKEELIWTPFLGWYAMSTGMIPIDREGSSKTLKRIIAAGKKRAADGRTIVIFPEGTRRAPDDPPDYQPAGISALNKALSVPILPVATNAGLCWPAKGARRRPGKIVYEFLPAIPGGLDRKTLMARLEHDLETASNRLIAEGREIQAQRGVK; encoded by the coding sequence ATGCAAATGGTGCGATCCTACCTGTTCCTGGCCTGGCTCTATGGCTGGATGGCGATCTGCGGGGTGCTCTACATCCCGACGATCGTGTTCCCGCGCGTGGTCACGCAGCGCGCGATCGGCCTCTACGCCCAGATCGTGCGGGCCGGACTGAAACTGATCTGCGGCATCGACATGGAAATACGTGGGCGCGAGCACATCGTGCCGGGCCCCGCCATCTATGCCGGCAAGCATCATTGCATGATGGACGTCTTCGTCCCGTTCATCACGGTGCGCGACTCCTGCCACATCCTGAAGGAAGAGCTGATCTGGACGCCCTTCCTCGGCTGGTACGCGATGAGCACGGGCATGATCCCGATCGACCGCGAAGGCTCGTCGAAAACCCTGAAACGCATCATCGCTGCCGGAAAAAAGCGGGCCGCCGACGGGCGCACAATCGTGATTTTCCCGGAAGGCACACGCCGCGCGCCGGACGACCCGCCCGACTACCAGCCGGCAGGCATCTCCGCGCTCAACAAGGCCCTCTCGGTGCCGATCCTGCCGGTGGCCACCAATGCCGGCCTCTGCTGGCCTGCCAAGGGCGCGCGGCGGCGGCCCGGCAAGATCGTCTACGAATTCCTGCCCGCGATCCCCGGCGGCCTTGATCGCAAGACGCTGATGGCGCGCCTCGAGCACGACCTTGAAACCGCCTCCAACCGCCTGATTGCCGAGGGCCGGGAAATCCAGGCGCAGCGAGGCGTGAAGTGA
- a CDS encoding DNA-3-methyladenine glycosylase 2 family protein, translating to MTAPPRRALKRACEDLARVDPALAQAYETVGVPLWRARAPSYALLGNMISHQQISLSAAAAIWARVEDHLGEVTAEAMLAADPEAIRLCGMSRPKVAHLYSIASAISSGQLDLARVLAAPLDQARAELLSVRGIGPWTAELFLLYAAGAMDAFPAGDVGLMAAHHKLSAYETRMESKAFTRHAELWRPCRGVATHLLWAWLHMDRARAAAPAGG from the coding sequence GTGACCGCCCCGCCGCGGCGCGCCCTCAAGCGCGCCTGCGAGGATCTGGCCCGGGTCGATCCGGCCCTCGCTCAAGCCTATGAAACCGTGGGGGTGCCGCTGTGGCGCGCCCGTGCGCCGAGCTACGCCCTGCTCGGCAACATGATCTCGCACCAGCAGATCTCGCTCAGCGCAGCCGCCGCGATTTGGGCGCGCGTCGAAGACCATCTCGGCGAGGTGACCGCCGAGGCTATGCTGGCCGCCGATCCCGAAGCGATCCGCCTCTGCGGCATGTCGCGCCCGAAAGTGGCGCACCTCTATTCGATCGCCAGCGCCATCAGCAGCGGGCAGCTCGACCTCGCCCGCGTCCTCGCCGCCCCGCTTGATCAGGCCCGGGCGGAACTGCTGTCGGTGCGCGGGATCGGGCCGTGGACGGCGGAGCTGTTCCTGCTCTACGCGGCCGGCGCGATGGATGCATTCCCGGCTGGCGATGTCGGCCTGATGGCGGCGCACCACAAGCTCAGCGCCTATGAAACCCGCATGGAATCAAAGGCCTTCACGCGCCACGCGGAGCTGTGGCGGCCCTGTCGGGGTGTGGCAACGCACCTGCTCTGGGCCTGGCTGCACATGGACCGGGCCCGCGCCGCAGCCCCGGCAGGCGGCTGA
- a CDS encoding cell division protein FtsX has protein sequence MKARESSLLPLEDAREAALFFVVGALCFLAALAALSAKSTYGAARAWTAEVEGEFTVSLSGADATAADAAARLLSQVEGVREARAFSDAEINALLEPNFGQSGLPADLPVPRLIAVTGEADADDLGPRLSKTLHEAGYQAAVDAHAEWAGDVRRMLSVSRLVALSIVALLSATAVAVIAFATHAALLARRDIVDVLHIAGARDRFIAGLFERRFWLLGLRAGTVGALVALASVAVLIAAGRSGAERTGLLPQLSLDFWDLAVLVVTPVIAGLAARIAASITVMRSLKSVM, from the coding sequence ATGAAAGCGCGTGAAAGCTCCCTCCTGCCGCTGGAAGACGCCCGCGAGGCGGCGCTGTTCTTCGTTGTCGGCGCGCTCTGCTTCCTCGCCGCGCTCGCCGCCCTCTCGGCAAAATCCACCTATGGCGCGGCCCGCGCCTGGACCGCCGAAGTGGAAGGCGAGTTCACTGTCTCGCTCTCGGGCGCCGATGCGACCGCGGCCGATGCCGCCGCCCGCCTGCTGTCGCAGGTCGAAGGCGTGCGCGAAGCCCGTGCCTTCAGCGATGCCGAGATCAACGCGCTGCTCGAGCCGAACTTCGGCCAGAGCGGCCTGCCCGCTGACCTGCCCGTGCCGCGCCTGATCGCGGTGACCGGCGAAGCAGATGCCGATGACCTCGGCCCCCGCCTCAGCAAAACGCTGCACGAGGCCGGCTACCAGGCCGCCGTCGACGCGCACGCCGAATGGGCAGGTGACGTGCGCCGGATGCTCTCGGTCTCTCGCCTTGTCGCCCTGTCGATCGTCGCGCTCTTGTCGGCGACCGCCGTTGCCGTGATCGCGTTCGCCACCCATGCGGCCCTGCTGGCCCGGCGGGACATCGTCGACGTGCTGCATATCGCGGGCGCGCGCGACCGGTTCATCGCCGGGCTGTTCGAGCGCCGCTTCTGGCTGCTGGGCCTGCGGGCGGGCACGGTCGGGGCGCTGGTCGCGCTCGCCAGTGTCGCGGTACTGATCGCCGCCGGCCGCTCCGGCGCCGAGCGCACGGGTCTGCTGCCGCAGCTGAGCCTCGACTTTTGGGATCTTGCCGTGCTGGTGGTCACGCCCGTCATCGCGGGCCTCGCTGCCCGGATTGCGGCCAGCATCACGGTCATGCGCTCGCTCAAGTCCGTCATGTAG